A window from Prochlorococcus marinus CUG1435 encodes these proteins:
- the rimO gene encoding 30S ribosomal protein S12 methylthiotransferase RimO, whose amino-acid sequence MKQNSLNVKEKKLSKIAFSHVGCEKNLVDTEHMQGLLDKEGYEVDSNINDANVVVVNTCSFIETAREESIRKILEYTNQGKKVIVAGCMAQHFKDELIKEIPEIKGLVGTGDYQKIAKVLDRVEKGEIGNEVSEIPEFIADEEMPRFVDKNKFVAYLRIAEGCNYNCAFCIIPKLRGPQRSRTIESIVSEAKSLAKKGIQEIILISQITTNYGQDIYGKPLLAKLLNELSKVPIPWIRIHYAYPTGLTDEVIRAFKDSKNIVPYFDLPLQHSHPDVLKSMNRPWQASLNESILEKIREEIPSAVLRTSLIVGFPGEKKEHFEHLLEFLDRHKFDHVGVFIFSPEEGTAAFHLPNKVSLEVAEARKDNVITVQQNISKDKNQKYVGSKMKILVEKISDNNQLIGRSYNFAPEIDGTVILSVKDKIDLKNYIGKFVEANISFADEYDLYGETIKIL is encoded by the coding sequence GTGAAACAAAATAGTCTCAATGTAAAAGAAAAAAAACTATCTAAGATTGCCTTCAGTCATGTTGGTTGTGAGAAAAATCTAGTTGATACTGAACATATGCAAGGCCTATTAGATAAGGAGGGTTATGAAGTTGACAGCAATATAAATGATGCAAATGTTGTTGTTGTAAATACTTGCAGTTTTATTGAAACAGCTAGAGAAGAATCTATTAGAAAAATTCTAGAATATACAAATCAAGGAAAAAAAGTAATAGTCGCAGGCTGTATGGCTCAGCATTTTAAAGATGAGCTTATAAAAGAAATCCCTGAAATAAAAGGTTTGGTTGGAACAGGAGATTATCAAAAGATAGCCAAGGTTTTAGACAGAGTAGAAAAAGGGGAAATCGGTAATGAAGTTTCAGAAATACCTGAATTTATTGCAGATGAGGAAATGCCTCGTTTTGTAGATAAAAATAAATTTGTTGCTTATCTTCGCATTGCTGAAGGCTGCAACTATAATTGCGCTTTTTGTATTATTCCTAAGTTGAGAGGTCCTCAAAGAAGTAGAACAATAGAATCTATAGTTTCAGAAGCCAAAAGTCTTGCAAAAAAGGGTATTCAAGAAATCATATTGATTAGTCAAATTACAACTAACTATGGTCAAGATATTTATGGAAAACCATTATTAGCAAAACTTTTGAATGAGCTTTCTAAAGTTCCAATTCCTTGGATAAGGATACATTATGCTTATCCAACAGGTTTAACTGATGAAGTTATTAGAGCTTTCAAAGATTCAAAGAATATAGTGCCTTACTTTGATTTGCCACTTCAGCATAGCCATCCAGATGTATTGAAGAGTATGAATAGACCTTGGCAAGCTTCTTTGAATGAATCAATTTTGGAGAAAATTAGAGAAGAAATTCCATCTGCCGTATTAAGAACTAGTCTCATTGTTGGTTTCCCAGGAGAAAAAAAAGAACATTTTGAACATCTTCTCGAATTTTTGGATAGGCATAAATTTGATCATGTGGGAGTGTTTATTTTTTCTCCTGAGGAAGGAACTGCAGCTTTTCATTTGCCAAATAAAGTATCTCTAGAGGTTGCAGAGGCAAGAAAAGATAACGTTATTACAGTGCAACAAAATATCTCTAAAGATAAAAATCAGAAATATGTTGGTTCAAAAATGAAGATTTTGGTAGAAAAAATATCAGACAATAACCAATTAATAGGTCGGTCCTACAATTTCGCTCCTGAAATTGACGGAACTGTAATTTTATCTGTTAAAGATAAAATTGATTTGAAAAATTATATTGGTAAATTTGTTGAAGCAAATATTTCTTTTGCTGATGAATATGATTTGTATGGAGAGACTATTAAAATTTTGTAG
- a CDS encoding cytochrome B6: protein MNIIFYFAFIGFGFGAAFALDKLLRAVKLI, encoded by the coding sequence ATGAACATCATTTTCTATTTTGCCTTTATTGGTTTTGGTTTTGGAGCTGCTTTCGCATTAGATAAGCTCTTAAGAGCAGTTAAATTAATCTAA
- a CDS encoding dihydrofolate reductase family protein: MSIPRVIIVIASSLDGRIAFPGGGESHLGSDEDKKILNQNLSMVDATIFGLGTLKAHQSTYLVKNFTDNDELHISKSQPISIVASNSKKFNSNWKYFRQPIRRWLISTNKVDNSTNNEFEKKLFFEDSWKKTLISLKKQGINDLALLGGAKLINSFIKEDLITDIKITIIPRIIGGRYTWIPPEQTNAIFNLERQWEIKSIKNLMNNEIHIHYKKI; this comes from the coding sequence TTGAGTATCCCAAGAGTAATAATTGTTATAGCATCAAGTCTTGATGGGAGAATTGCATTTCCTGGAGGTGGAGAATCGCATCTTGGAAGCGATGAAGATAAAAAAATATTAAATCAAAACTTATCAATGGTTGACGCTACCATTTTTGGTTTAGGTACTTTAAAAGCTCATCAATCAACTTACCTAGTTAAAAATTTCACTGATAATGACGAATTACATATATCAAAAAGCCAACCAATTTCTATAGTTGCTTCAAATAGCAAAAAATTTAACAGTAATTGGAAATACTTTCGTCAACCAATTAGAAGATGGCTAATAAGCACAAATAAAGTTGATAATTCGACGAATAATGAATTCGAGAAAAAACTCTTTTTCGAAGATTCATGGAAAAAAACTTTAATTTCACTCAAAAAACAAGGGATAAATGATTTAGCTCTTTTAGGAGGCGCAAAACTTATAAATTCATTTATAAAAGAGGATCTAATAACAGATATAAAAATTACAATAATTCCACGAATTATTGGAGGTAGATATACATGGATCCCTCCAGAACAAACAAATGCTATTTTTAATCTCGAAAGACAATGGGAAATAAAATCAATTAAAAATTTAATGAATAATGAAATACATATTCATTACAAAAAAATTTAA
- a CDS encoding N-acetyltransferase, protein MNQRIDKVEVKLSIKEISKEIWNELANEINNPFYEWTWLKNLEISKSVSRETGWQPLYFVAYKNEEILGIAPLFLKNHSYGEFIFDQSFARLAQELNLNYYPKLIGMSPYSPVNGYQFLYKKNKDKKEITNLLINNIESFAITNKILSCNFLYVDESWSNHLKSLGYYEWINSSSEWRSNGEKTFDDFLSRFNSNQRKNIKKERKSITKQDIKIEIFNKDDINQEILKKMHNFYEQHCSRWGVWGSKYLTSTFFEKIVDNKKNLLLFSASKNDSNDIFAMSMCVKNKNNLWGRYWGSQEDISNLHFELCYYQPIEWAIKNSIHFFDPGAGGKHKRRRGFFAKSTISLHKWFDKNMENIIYPWLNEVNKQTETEIAFENKSIPFK, encoded by the coding sequence ATGAACCAAAGAATAGATAAAGTTGAAGTCAAATTGTCAATTAAGGAAATCTCCAAGGAGATTTGGAATGAATTAGCAAATGAAATCAATAATCCATTTTATGAATGGACTTGGCTTAAAAACCTTGAAATATCAAAAAGTGTTTCAAGAGAAACTGGTTGGCAGCCTCTATATTTTGTTGCTTATAAAAATGAAGAAATATTAGGAATTGCTCCACTTTTTTTAAAAAATCATAGCTATGGAGAATTCATTTTTGATCAATCATTTGCACGATTAGCTCAAGAGCTAAATTTAAATTATTACCCTAAATTAATTGGAATGAGTCCTTATAGTCCTGTAAATGGATATCAATTTCTTTATAAAAAAAATAAAGATAAGAAAGAAATTACAAATTTACTCATAAACAATATCGAAAGCTTCGCGATTACAAACAAAATTTTAAGTTGTAATTTTTTATATGTTGATGAGAGTTGGAGCAACCATCTTAAATCTTTGGGATACTATGAATGGATAAATTCCAGCAGTGAATGGAGGAGTAATGGAGAAAAAACGTTTGATGATTTTCTTTCTAGATTTAACTCTAATCAGAGAAAAAATATAAAAAAAGAAAGGAAATCAATTACTAAACAAGATATTAAAATAGAAATTTTTAATAAAGATGATATAAACCAAGAAATCCTCAAAAAAATGCATAATTTTTATGAGCAGCATTGCTCAAGGTGGGGAGTTTGGGGAAGTAAATATCTAACATCTACATTTTTCGAAAAAATTGTTGATAATAAAAAAAATCTTTTACTTTTTAGCGCATCAAAAAATGATTCAAATGATATTTTTGCTATGTCGATGTGCGTTAAAAATAAAAACAACTTATGGGGTAGATATTGGGGTAGTCAAGAAGACATCTCTAATTTACATTTTGAATTATGTTACTACCAGCCAATTGAATGGGCAATAAAAAATAGTATCCATTTTTTTGATCCTGGAGCAGGTGGTAAACATAAAAGGCGGAGGGGTTTTTTTGCAAAAAGCACCATTAGCTTGCATAAGTGGTTTGACAAAAATATGGAAAATATAATTTATCCTTGGCTAAATGAAGTTAATAAACAAACAGAGACGGAAATTGCATTTGAGAATAAATCTATACCCTTTAAATAA
- a CDS encoding shikimate kinase, producing the protein MEQSIIEKTVNTIKGRSIFLIGMMGSGKSQTGLKLAELLKYKYIDLDSLIEKLAKKSINQIFNDEGEDNFRELEANCLKETIKIPSLVISTGGGIVTKSENWGILRQGIIAWIDLDKDIAIERLKNEIENRPLLKGKNLKDLYMSIFQSRENLYSQADLRIQVKKENIEEVAMKIIHAIHKEIIS; encoded by the coding sequence ATGGAACAATCCATTATTGAAAAAACAGTTAATACTATTAAAGGCAGAAGCATATTTTTAATAGGAATGATGGGCTCTGGTAAGTCACAAACAGGTTTGAAGCTGGCTGAATTATTAAAGTATAAATACATTGATTTAGATTCATTAATAGAGAAGTTGGCAAAAAAATCTATCAATCAAATTTTTAATGATGAAGGAGAAGATAATTTCCGTGAATTAGAAGCAAACTGCCTTAAAGAAACTATCAAAATTCCTTCATTAGTAATCTCAACTGGGGGAGGAATAGTTACCAAATCGGAAAACTGGGGAATCTTAAGACAGGGAATAATTGCTTGGATAGATCTTGATAAAGATATAGCAATTGAAAGATTGAAAAATGAAATTGAAAATAGGCCACTTCTTAAGGGAAAGAATCTAAAAGATCTATATATGAGCATTTTTCAATCTAGAGAAAATTTGTATTCTCAAGCAGATTTAAGAATTCAAGTAAAAAAAGAAAATATTGAAGAAGTTGCTATGAAAATAATTCATGCAATTCATAAAGAAATAATTAGTTAA
- a CDS encoding POLO box duplicated region: MKILLGLILCLIFQGIFLESSFALVDSNVREFLENRVNQWPELYLPNFKLSDTTKDLIYPKWFEGNWLVTSQDIVNDSEEPVIYEVNFFKNDSDLIVGNRAKNSESIGKAIFGETLIKVVNDPQSINNQITYLKDDFYIDSRITGRNQIQDDDIFFADELVIQTAHKPGASRINQVETISKFQKCSEEILEVDNSIKPSICGVQYVASYGSRVGDPSIHAIKTNKYKLKFEFIES, encoded by the coding sequence ATGAAAATTCTTCTTGGATTAATTCTTTGCTTGATTTTTCAAGGAATTTTTTTAGAAAGTTCTTTTGCTTTAGTAGATTCTAACGTACGAGAGTTTTTGGAAAATCGTGTAAATCAATGGCCAGAATTATATTTGCCAAATTTTAAATTATCGGATACTACTAAGGATTTAATTTATCCTAAATGGTTTGAGGGGAATTGGCTTGTTACTTCTCAAGATATAGTAAATGATTCAGAAGAGCCAGTTATTTATGAAGTAAATTTCTTTAAGAATGATTCAGATTTAATTGTTGGTAATCGTGCAAAAAATTCTGAATCTATTGGAAAAGCAATATTTGGTGAAACCTTAATCAAGGTTGTAAATGATCCTCAATCTATTAATAATCAAATTACTTATTTAAAAGATGATTTTTATATCGATTCAAGAATTACAGGGAGAAATCAGATCCAAGATGATGATATTTTTTTCGCAGATGAGCTAGTTATACAAACAGCACATAAGCCAGGTGCTTCAAGGATTAATCAGGTAGAGACCATTAGTAAATTTCAAAAATGTTCCGAAGAAATATTGGAAGTTGATAATTCAATCAAACCATCAATTTGTGGAGTACAATATGTGGCTTCTTATGGTTCAAGAGTTGGTGATCCTTCTATTCATGCTATAAAAACAAATAAATATAAATTGAAGTTTGAATTTATTGAGAGTTAG
- a CDS encoding glutathione S-transferase family protein: MITLYQFRHSAFCLKTRMALHAKKLQYRVEEVTPGIGQFEIFKLSGQKQVPVIVDSNDQVINDSSTICEYLDKKNENNPLFPEDPILFAQCKLIEDWADTSMATTCRKALIKSAIENPQLRTALLPDEIPSSVKSIVDKLPFENLSKISNVVLSSKDNLELQKLLEALSKSLINKKYLVGDSLSIADISIAAQLSLLKFPKSAGPILSGEGCQEYINNPYLENLFIWRNNLEEYLFSANSQ, from the coding sequence ATGATTACATTATATCAATTTAGGCATAGTGCTTTTTGTTTAAAAACAAGAATGGCTCTTCATGCAAAAAAACTACAATATCGAGTTGAAGAAGTAACACCTGGAATAGGCCAATTTGAAATCTTTAAATTATCAGGTCAAAAACAAGTACCTGTAATAGTCGATAGTAATGATCAAGTTATTAATGACTCTTCAACTATTTGCGAATATCTAGATAAAAAAAATGAAAACAATCCACTCTTTCCTGAGGACCCAATATTATTTGCACAATGCAAACTAATTGAAGACTGGGCAGATACTTCAATGGCTACAACTTGTAGAAAAGCTTTAATAAAATCTGCAATAGAAAATCCACAGCTAAGAACTGCATTACTTCCAGATGAAATACCTTCTTCAGTTAAAAGTATTGTTGATAAATTACCTTTTGAAAATCTTAGTAAAATTTCTAATGTAGTTTTGTCTTCTAAAGATAATTTAGAACTCCAAAAATTACTCGAAGCTTTATCAAAATCTTTGATCAACAAGAAATATTTAGTTGGAGATAGTTTATCAATTGCAGATATTTCAATTGCTGCTCAATTATCCCTTCTTAAATTTCCAAAGTCTGCAGGACCAATTCTTTCTGGAGAGGGGTGCCAAGAATACATAAACAACCCTTATTTAGAAAATCTTTTCATTTGGAGGAACAACTTAGAAGAATATCTTTTTAGTGCTAACTCTCAATAA
- a CDS encoding 6-carboxytetrahydropterin synthase encodes MTSTQSKPLHGKGRECVITRRACFSSSHRYWLPEKSQEENLSLFGKCSIAPGHGHNYELIVSMGGELDSDGMVLNLSDVKHSIKDKVTGQLDFRFLNDVWPEFNVNNQEGILPTTEALVKVIWSRLKDDLPLTSLRLYENPNLWADYFGKNMEAFLTVQTHFAAAHRLAKEEISFDENKKIYGKCARVNGHGHNYLVDITVKGDIDKRTGMVCDLSALQEIINDLVVEQLDHTFLNKDIEFFHNCVPTAENIALYISDILKKPIHQLGATLHKIRLQESPNNAAEIYVDQKLTNSLKLKFENSLVTQT; translated from the coding sequence ATGACTTCTACACAATCCAAACCATTACATGGCAAAGGACGTGAATGCGTCATAACTCGACGTGCCTGCTTTAGTTCTAGTCACCGTTATTGGCTTCCTGAAAAAAGCCAAGAAGAAAATTTATCTCTTTTTGGAAAGTGCAGTATTGCACCAGGTCATGGTCATAATTATGAACTTATTGTTTCAATGGGTGGAGAACTAGACTCTGATGGAATGGTACTTAATCTCTCTGATGTAAAACACTCTATTAAAGATAAGGTTACTGGACAATTAGATTTTCGTTTTTTAAATGATGTCTGGCCTGAATTTAATGTTAATAATCAAGAGGGTATACTTCCCACAACTGAAGCATTAGTAAAGGTCATTTGGAGTCGTCTGAAGGATGATTTACCTCTTACAAGTCTAAGACTTTATGAAAACCCAAATTTATGGGCAGATTATTTTGGAAAAAACATGGAAGCATTTTTAACAGTACAAACTCATTTTGCAGCCGCTCATAGACTTGCAAAAGAAGAGATATCCTTTGATGAAAATAAAAAAATATATGGGAAATGTGCCAGAGTTAATGGACATGGTCATAACTATCTTGTCGATATAACTGTAAAAGGAGACATTGATAAAAGAACAGGAATGGTTTGCGACTTATCTGCCCTCCAAGAGATAATTAACGATTTAGTTGTTGAACAACTAGATCATACTTTTCTTAATAAAGACATCGAATTTTTCCATAATTGTGTTCCAACTGCTGAAAATATAGCTTTATATATTTCTGATATTCTTAAAAAACCAATACATCAACTTGGTGCAACATTACACAAAATAAGACTCCAAGAGAGCCCAAACAATGCTGCAGAAATTTATGTTGATCAAAAGTTAACCAATTCATTGAAGTTGAAATTTGAAAATAGTTTAGTCACGCAAACTTGA
- a CDS encoding thioredoxin, which yields MALKTLNRRNKKDLKWPRIIIAILSTIGIVDTGSITLKNWGLFTSLSCPGIKNGCETVLNSPWGTLFENNQFNIPLSLAGFITYLSILVITIILSLNLISPKEKLNKFLWWLVFLISCASSTFSFLLINIMFFKIQAYCFFCILSAILSFSIFFISMIGAKFESREPMIFRGFIVAISVLLGGLIWSTNVDPSNAIDVANPTENISPIITTSSSPQKVKFAKFLSENNIVMYSAYWCPHCHDQKQLFGKEAVKELKVVECAKDGKDNEYELCQTKGISGFPSWEINGEIISGTRNLNELATKTDYQGDLNF from the coding sequence ATGGCCCTCAAGACTTTAAACAGAAGAAATAAAAAAGATTTAAAATGGCCAAGAATCATAATCGCAATTCTTAGCACTATAGGCATAGTTGATACAGGTTCGATTACTTTAAAAAACTGGGGATTATTTACTTCGCTTTCATGCCCAGGGATAAAAAATGGTTGTGAAACAGTTTTAAATAGTCCTTGGGGTACTTTATTTGAAAATAATCAATTTAATATACCTCTCTCATTAGCTGGATTTATAACATATTTATCAATATTAGTTATCACAATAATACTCTCGCTTAATTTAATTTCCCCAAAAGAAAAACTCAATAAGTTTTTATGGTGGTTAGTATTTCTAATTTCTTGTGCGTCATCCACATTTAGCTTTTTATTGATAAATATAATGTTTTTTAAGATTCAAGCATATTGCTTTTTTTGTATACTTTCAGCAATTTTATCGTTTTCTATTTTTTTTATTTCTATGATTGGAGCAAAGTTCGAAAGTAGAGAACCTATGATTTTTAGAGGTTTCATTGTAGCCATTAGTGTCCTGCTGGGGGGTCTAATTTGGTCAACAAACGTTGACCCCTCTAATGCTATTGATGTTGCAAACCCCACTGAAAATATATCGCCAATAATTACCACTTCAAGCTCTCCCCAGAAGGTAAAGTTTGCAAAATTTTTAAGTGAAAACAATATTGTTATGTATAGTGCATACTGGTGCCCGCATTGCCACGATCAGAAACAACTATTTGGTAAGGAAGCAGTTAAAGAATTAAAAGTTGTTGAGTGTGCTAAAGATGGTAAAGATAATGAGTATGAGCTATGCCAAACGAAAGGAATCAGTGGATTTCCTTCTTGGGAAATAAATGGAGAAATTATTAGTGGTACGCGTAACTTAAATGAATTAGCAACAAAAACCGACTATCAGGGAGATCTTAATTTTTAA
- a CDS encoding chlororespiratory reduction protein 7 has translation MSNPLIRASDHYVLLEPDSKEKIVSKQEAILWLKNWLSKTETQTIYQNIEDPDQEFFEELLESTYELEIKLGYVIKWFAVRIEPD, from the coding sequence ATGTCAAATCCACTAATAAGAGCATCAGATCATTATGTATTATTAGAGCCAGATTCAAAAGAAAAAATTGTATCAAAGCAAGAAGCAATTTTATGGTTGAAGAATTGGCTTAGTAAGACAGAAACACAAACAATATATCAAAATATAGAAGATCCTGATCAGGAATTTTTTGAAGAATTATTAGAAAGCACTTATGAATTAGAAATAAAATTAGGATACGTTATCAAATGGTTTGCAGTAAGAATTGAACCAGATTAA
- a CDS encoding DUF751 family protein, producing the protein MGEFFSNVARYPKYLISIIVGGLVALLEPLFKNRSNPLTIVGLISSVLSAFITVYFVLQAMTNPINLQP; encoded by the coding sequence ATGGGCGAATTTTTCTCTAATGTTGCGAGATATCCAAAGTATTTGATATCCATAATTGTTGGGGGACTTGTTGCTTTGCTTGAACCTTTGTTCAAGAATAGATCAAATCCACTCACAATAGTGGGTTTGATATCTTCTGTCTTAAGTGCTTTCATAACTGTTTATTTTGTCTTGCAAGCGATGACAAACCCAATAAATTTACAACCATAA
- the rbfA gene encoding 30S ribosome-binding factor RbfA, producing the protein MPNNYRLAKVSSLLKKEITLILQNDLENELIKDYFVNISKIDLSSDLQHCKIYITSTAQEKVRKEIVANLNTAKSAIRHSLGKRIEMRRVPEIIFKDDVVLDKGLSVLKLLDELKNKNQNNHVEDKDANS; encoded by the coding sequence ATGCCAAATAATTACCGTCTTGCAAAAGTTTCTTCTCTTTTGAAAAAAGAAATAACCCTTATTTTGCAGAATGATTTGGAAAATGAACTTATTAAAGATTATTTCGTCAATATTTCTAAAATTGATTTATCAAGTGATTTGCAACACTGTAAAATTTACATAACTTCAACTGCTCAAGAGAAAGTGAGGAAAGAGATTGTGGCAAACTTGAATACTGCTAAAAGCGCTATAAGGCATAGTTTAGGAAAAAGAATAGAGATGAGAAGAGTTCCAGAGATCATTTTTAAAGACGATGTTGTTCTTGATAAAGGATTATCAGTCTTGAAACTTCTGGATGAATTAAAAAATAAAAATCAAAATAATCATGTTGAGGACAAGGATGCCAATAGTTGA
- a CDS encoding DUF4346 domain-containing protein codes for MNSSKRLDEKIKIDNNLSNRYIDLDPNGYFIIKVDLEENKIILEHFLNNIDEEGYALDPETNEPIKCDSQNKRVSNEVFKGISAKQLGILITEERNDLITRFDHALYLGRELQKAEECLYKKLPYIQD; via the coding sequence ATGAATTCTAGTAAAAGATTAGATGAAAAAATAAAGATTGATAACAATCTATCCAACCGTTATATAGACTTAGATCCAAATGGTTATTTTATTATAAAAGTAGATTTAGAAGAAAATAAAATAATTTTAGAGCACTTTTTAAATAACATCGATGAGGAAGGCTATGCGCTTGACCCAGAAACAAATGAACCAATCAAATGCGACTCTCAAAATAAAAGAGTTAGTAATGAAGTTTTTAAAGGTATTAGTGCGAAACAACTTGGAATATTGATCACTGAAGAAAGAAATGACTTAATAACCAGATTCGACCATGCTCTATATTTAGGCCGGGAACTACAAAAAGCAGAAGAATGCTTATACAAAAAATTACCCTATATCCAAGATTAA